GAAGGCTCAAGCTTCTCACCAATACTAGTTAAAATATGCTTTAGATCCGAAACAACAACGAAACCGGTACCGTCTTTATCAAGTACCTTGAACGCATCGCGTAATTGGCGATCAAATGGCTCCGGCTTCAAGTGTTTCGACATGAGTTCCATAAACCGGTTGAAATCGAACGGCGATGTGAGTTTTTCCTCGGCGATTATTGATTTGAGTTGAGCTTGAGTCGGATTACCTCCGAGTGAACGCATTAGGATACCTAGCTCCGACGGTGAGATTTTACCGTCGCCGTCGGTATCGAAGAGAGTGAATGCCTCCTTCATGGAGGAGATTTGATCGTTGCTCAGATCTTTCCCCATTGTGTTCTTCGCCTTCTCTGTATTTCTCTCGTACTTTTCTTCTTATGGATTTTGTAAGATGAAATGGGGATCTAAACTTGTAATTATATAAACTTGAGGGGTGTTTAACTAATTTATTCAAAGTTCAA
The DNA window shown above is from Solanum lycopersicum chromosome 11, SLM_r2.1 and carries:
- the LOC101244743 gene encoding probable calcium-binding protein CML13; the protein is MGKDLSNDQISSMKEAFTLFDTDGDGKISPSELGILMRSLGGNPTQAQLKSIIAEEKLTSPFDFNRFMELMSKHLKPEPFDRQLRDAFKVLDKDGTGFVVVSDLKHILTSIGEKLEPSEFDEWIREVDAGSDGKIRYEDFIARMVAK